A region from the Aegilops tauschii subsp. strangulata cultivar AL8/78 chromosome 5, Aet v6.0, whole genome shotgun sequence genome encodes:
- the LOC109739692 gene encoding xylanase inhibitor protein 1, whose translation MALTRRSPTSLLVIAAVLSVHGLLPAPAAATGKTGQLTVFWGRNKDEGSLREACDAGLYTAVIMSFLNVYGHGKYRLDLSGHPLAGIGGDIRHCQSMGVTVSLSIGGFGGDYALPTNRSALDLADHLWFSYLGGRRRGVRRPFGRARLDGVDLFIERGGPAEHYDGLARGLARRRASGGKAPRLTATPRYAFPDRLAAPALSTGVFERIHVRFYDYPDCTAFIEDAWGRWTAAYPGSKIHLGLTASEKASCYLHPKALWEITMPIVQKAANYGGVMLWDRYYDVANVQDHYSSYIKNWA comes from the coding sequence ATGGCGCTGACACGCCGGAGTCCCACCTCCCTCCTGGTCATCGCCGCTGTTCTCTCCGTTCACGGCCTCCTCCccgctccggccgccgccacggGGAAGACCGGCCAGCTCACCGTCTTCTGGGGCCGGAACAAGGACGAGGGCTCTCTCAGGGAAGCCTGCGACGCCGGCCTCTACACCGCGGTCATCATGTCCTTCCTCAACGTCTACGGCCACGGCAAGTACCGCCTCGACCTCTCCGGCCACCCGCTCGCCGGCATCGGGGGCGACATCAGGCACTGCCAGTCCATGGGCGTCACCGTCTCCCTCTCCATCGGCGGCTTCGGCGGCGACTACGCGCTCCCGACCAACCGGTCCGCGCTCGACCTCGCCGACCACCTCTGGTTCTCCTACCTCGGCGGCAGGCGCAGGGGCGTGCGCCGCCCGTTCGGCCGCGCGCGGCTGGACGGCGTCGACCTCTTCATCGAGCGGGGCGGGCCGGCGGAGCACTACGACGGGCTGGCGAGGGGGCTGGCCAGGCGCAGGGCCAGCGGGGGGAAGGCGCCGCGGCTGACGGCGACGCCGCGCTACGCGTTCCCGGACAGGCTTGCGGCGCCGGCGCTCTCGACGGGGGTCTTCGAGCGCATCCACGTGAGGTTCTACGACTACCCGGACTGCACGGCGTTCATCGAGGACGCGTGGGGCAGGTGGACGGCGGCGTACCCGGGCAGCAAGATCCACCTCGGCCTGACGGCGTCGGAGAAGGCGAGCTGCTACCTGCACCCCAAGGCGCTCTGGGAGATCACGATGCCGATCGTGCAGAAGGCGGCCAACTACGGCGGCGTCATGCTCTGGGACCGGTACTACGACGTGGCGAACGTCCAGGACCACTACAGCAGCTACATCAAGAACTGGGCCTGA